A window of the Carassius carassius chromosome 36, fCarCar2.1, whole genome shotgun sequence genome harbors these coding sequences:
- the LOC132116629 gene encoding uridine-cytidine kinase 1-like produces MNSAGLLCETDWPRHRPFLIGVSGGTASGKVRNTACMMETDPYCSQLLLGQNKVDHHQRKVTIVSQDSFYQVLTPEQKAKALKGQYNFDHPHAFDTELMCQTLKDIVEGKVVEVPTYDFATHSRLSEKICVYPADVVLFEGILVFYTQEVRDMFHMKLFVDTDSDVRLSRRVLRDMRRGRDLEQILTQYTMFVKPAFEEFCLPTKKYADVIIPRGVDNMVAINLIVQHIQDILNGDICKWQRASVNGHVSGRSLKRGVAEHCEKASGGVNMPAKRPLLEPSTRPH; encoded by the exons ATGAATTCAGCCGGACTGCTGTGTGAAACCGACTGGCCGCGGCACCGTCCTTTCCTGATCGGGGTGAGCGGAGGAACGGCCAGCGGAAAGGTACGAAACACTGCATGCATGATGGAAACTGATCCATATTGCA GCCAGTTACTTTTGGGTCAGAATAAGGTGGATCATCACCAGAGGAAGGTCACTATCGTTAGCCAGGACAGTTTCTACCAGGTTCTCACTCCAGAACAGAAGGCCAAAGCTTTGAAAGGCCAGTACAACTTTGACCatccac ATGCGTTTGATACAGAGTTAATGTGTCAGACGCTGAAGGACATCGTAGAAGGAAAGGTGGTGGAGGTTCCCACGTATGATTTCGCCACCCATTCCAG GCTGTCAGAGAAGATATGTGTGTATCCCGCTGATGTGGTGCTGTTTGAGGGGATTCTAGTGTTTTACACACAGGAAGTCAGAGACATGTTCCACATGAAGCTGTTTGTGGACACAGACTCAGACGTACGCCTGTCTCGCAGAG TTCTGCGCGACATGAGAAGAGGTCGAGATCTGGAGCAGATCCTTACGCAGTACACTATGTTTGTTAAACCAGCCTTTGAAGAGTTCTGCCTTCCG ACCAAGAAATATGCAGATGTCATAATTCCTCGTGGAGTTGATAACATGG TGGCAATAAACCTGATTGTGCAGCATATTCAGGACATCCTCAATGGTGACATCTGCAAATGGCAGAGAGCTTCTGTCAATGGGCATGTCAGTGGGCGGAGTCTAAAGAGGGGCGTGGCCGAACACTGTGAGAAAGCTAGCGGAGGCGTGAACATGCCGGCGAAACGTCCCCTACTGGAGCCCAGCACACGaccacattaa